The following are encoded together in the Vidua macroura isolate BioBank_ID:100142 chromosome 6, ASM2450914v1, whole genome shotgun sequence genome:
- the LOC128808781 gene encoding rho GTPase-activating protein 11A-like isoform X2 gives MAEQRRRLVRMAVLEELRASYGIKVKSGSCLVAAKTPGAAPAEGKIFGISFHALPQSLVPEYGYIPSFLVDTCEYLEEHVHTEGLFRKSGSLVRLKALKSKLDQGGNCLSAALPCDVAGLLKQFFRELPEPILPPNLQEGLFKAQQLGNQKKTATVLLSCLMADRTIAALRYFFNFLRTVSLRSNENKMDSSNLAVIFAPNLLHSNENEKMSTSTEKKIRLQAAVVETLIDHAAEIGQVPEFILEKIPSMLGVDVFQSTPSLWGQEDSENESPNECKRRKHRSVGVLSSVTPVVLTPSTKRKLPADCSQGLSSKKRRSFKHNFAFEFLPSSIFNSSSTPASVQFEASPCVCLESSQTSLSPSTMGENNVSSTGNRRSKRLASKKLYRAESGKTGCFSPKISRKEMVRRSLRLKFGLGKSNREMNIVSGCAAGNRSENIGRRLASQQCLESRTECARRDVLFSPYVNEKFPKKGSRNVSKSEENLLTPKCHNKVVHRMSWNSPAVTDSQVVSKNEQILPGHSEMGVSSSESVLVFGKTPVIPDEFRSATVSKQDNNLELVLCEDESSSTTETLLKVREAFSASGSILHNLIGDKKSSLSVVASEILNETPCPSGLSSAKELLVEEVSENLANVKSRELLHQFNPSSAADKQQSKKAEIDVLEKRNFKTSIEIELQVPKPDIKKVKELPMPQVLTKEDKFTVENSSTKDDLHKSDFSGRKEEIELIHSETAESCMVKCCNLEEGTAKPSLAGQLPTSQLPKSQNEMSNQYLKAENLDKVLSKTSTVSDHGKVSDHIQWFNQLSLNDPNSASKMKPPLKFQRTPVRQSVRRMNSLLEANRQSVSSQTVKSSGVGSPLVKSLSYDSALFPCTEKPSKNSMLLPRRSESTRDQVSVAHKQLDLASKSWYRPLNPSDKPDGSVRTVGIHEQKATVHPSKSVLEDLTNHEMVKSSLKVNANISVPGAAPEKSVIARSASGKERVRYRGSPKNPISEVKLLPTAKPVDL, from the exons ATGGCGGAGCAGAGGCGGAGGCTGGTGCGGATGGCGGTGCTGGAGGAGCTCCGGGCTTCGTACGGGATCAAGGTGAAGAGTGGGAGCTGCCTGGTGGCGGCCAAGACACCGGGAGCTGCACCGGCGGAG ggTAAAATCTTTGGAATATCTTTTCATGCGTTGCCACAGTCACTTGTGCCAGAATATGGTTATATTCCAAG CTTTCTTGTTGATACATGTGAATATTTGGAAGAACACGTTCATACTGAGGGACTCTTCAGAAAGTCTGGATCTCTTGTTCGCTTAAAAGCCTTAAAG AGCAAACTGGATCAAGGTGGAAACTGCCTCTCAGCTGCACTGCCATGTGATGTTGCAGGGCTTCTCAAACAGTTCTTTAGAGAGCTGCCAGAACCCATCCTTCCGCCTAACCTGCAGGAAGGCCTATTCAAAGCTCAGCAGCTTGGAAATCAGAAGAAAACTGCAACTGTGCTGCTGTCCTGTTTGATGGCTGACAGAACAATTGCAGCTTTGAGATACTTTTTCAACTTTCTGAGAACTGTGTCATTGAG AtccaatgaaaacaaaatggatAGCAGTAATCTGGCAGTGATTTTTGCTCCCAACCTCTTGCACTcgaatgaaaatgaaaagatgtCCActagtacagaaaaaaaaattcgCTTGCAAGCTGCTGTTGTGGAAACACTTATTGACCATGCAGCAGAAATCG GACAAGTACCAGAATTTATCTTGGAAAAGATTCCTTCAATGTTGGGTGTTGATGTCTTTCAATCTACTCCCTCACTGTGGGGCCAGGAAGACAGTGAAAATGAATCTCCCAATGAATGTAAGAGGAGGAAGCACCGAAGTGTTGGGG tCCTCTCATCAGTGACTCCAGTGGTTCTTACTCCAAGTACCAAGCGGAAGCTTCCAGCTGATTGCTCTCAGGGCTTGTCCAGCAAGAAGAGACGCTCTTTTAAGCATAATTTTGCCTTTGAGTTTTTACCAAGTAGCATATTTAACAGCAGCTCAACACCAGCATCAG TTCAGTTTGAAGCAAGTCCTTGTGTGTGTCTTGAGTCGTCACAAACCTCACTATCTCCTTCAACCATGGGTGAAAATAATGTGTCCAGTACGGGGAATAGAAGAAGTAAAAGACTTGCAAGCAAAAAACTATACAG AGCTGAATCAGGAAAGACAGGTTGTTTTTCTCCAAAGATAAGCCGAAAAGAAATGGTTCGTAGATCTTTACGCTTGAAATTTGGTTTGGGGAAAAGCAACAGAGAAATG AATATTGTATCAGGATGTGCAGCTGGCAATAGATCAGAAAATATTGGAAGGCGTCTTGCAAGTCAGCAATGTTTGGAAAGCAGAACTGAATGTGCAAGAAGAGATGTGCTCTTCAGCCCCTATGTCAATGAAAAATTCCCTAAGAAAG GTTCAAGGAATGTAAGCAAGTCAGAAGAAAACTTGCTGACTCCAAAATGTCACAATAAAGTAGTTCACCGAATGTCATGGAATAGTCCTGCTGTTACGGATTCTCAGGTGGTCAGCAAGAATGAGCAAATTCTGCCTGGACACTCTGAAATGGGAGTCAGCTCTTCAGAATCTGTTTTGGTATTTGGAAAGACACCGGTTATTCCAGATGAATTCAGATCTGCAACTGTAAGCAAACAAGACAACAACTTGGAACTTGTGCTGTGTGAAGATGAAAGTAGTTCAACTACAGAAACATTACTGAAAGTTAGGGAAGccttctctgcatctgggagtATTCTTCACAATTTGATAGGTGATAAAAAATCATCCCTCTCAGTTGTAGCAagtgaaatattaaatgaaacTCCGTGTCCCTCAGGGCTCAGTTCAGCGAAAGAATTGTTAGTGGAAGAAGTTTCTGAAAATCTAGCAAATGTAAAATCCAGAGAGCTGTTGCACCAATTTAATCCATCTTCTGCTGCTGATAAACAGCAatcaaaaaaagcagaaattgacGTTTTGGAGAAAAGAAACTTCAAAACTTCTATTGAGATTGAACTTCAGGTCCCAAAACCAGatataaaaaaagtaaaagaactTCCTATGCCTCAGGTACTAACCAAGGAAGATAAGTTTACTGTTGAGAACAGTTCAACAAAAGATGACTTACACAAATCAGATTTCtctggaagaaaagaggaaatagaATTAATACACTCAGAAACAGCTGAAAGCTGTATGGTAAAGTGCTGTAATTTGGAAGAGGGTACTGCTAAACCTTCTTTGGCAGGACAGCTGCCTACTTCACAGTTGCCTAAATCACAAAACGAAATGAGCAACCAATACTTGAAAGCTGAAAATTTGGATAAAGTTTTATCTAAAACATCGACTGTTTCTGACCATGGGAAGGTTTCTGACCACATACAGTGGTTCAACCAGCTTTCATTAAATGATCCAAATTCTGCAAGCAAAATGAAACCGCCTCTGAAGTTTCAACGCACTCCAGTTAGACAGTCTGTAAGAAGAATGAATTCCCTTTTGGAGGCTAACAGACAATCTGTAAGCTCTCAGACGGTTAAATCAAGTGGTGTTGGTTCACCACTTGTTAAATCTTTGAGCTATGATTCTGCCCTATTCCCCTGCACAGAAAAGCCCTCAAAGAATTCCATGCTTTTGCCACGCAGGAGCGAAAGCACACGTGACCAAGTTTCTGTAGCTCATAAGCAGCTAGACTTAGCATCCAAATCATGGTACAGGCCATTAAATCCATCAGACAAGCCTGATGGTTCTGTCAGAACTGTTGGAATCCATGAACAAAAAGCAACTGTTCATCCATCAAAGTCCGTTCTAGAAGATCTAACCAATCATGAAATGGTTAAATCCAGTTTGAAAGTTAATGCAAATATAAGTGTTCCAGGTGCTGCCCCAGAAAAATCTGTGATTGCAAGAAGtgcttcaggaaaagaaagagttcGTTATAGAGGCTCTCCAAAGAATCCAATATCTGAAGTAAAACTGCTACCAACTGCCAAGCCAGTAGACTTATAA
- the LOC128808781 gene encoding rho GTPase-activating protein 11A-like isoform X1, with protein sequence MAEQRRRLVRMAVLEELRASYGIKVKSGSCLVAAKTPGAAPAEGKIFGISFHALPQSLVPEYGYIPSFLVDTCEYLEEHVHTEGLFRKSGSLVRLKALKSKLDQGGNCLSAALPCDVAGLLKQFFRELPEPILPPNLQEGLFKAQQLGNQKKTATVLLSCLMADRTIAALRYFFNFLRTVSLRSNENKMDSSNLAVIFAPNLLHSNENEKMSTSTEKKIRLQAAVVETLIDHAAEIGQVPEFILEKIPSMLGVDVFQSTPSLWGQEDSENESPNECKRRKHRSVGDIVSGALNKFKSNRTPSTTPQQDRSVLSSVTPVVLTPSTKRKLPADCSQGLSSKKRRSFKHNFAFEFLPSSIFNSSSTPASVQFEASPCVCLESSQTSLSPSTMGENNVSSTGNRRSKRLASKKLYRAESGKTGCFSPKISRKEMVRRSLRLKFGLGKSNREMNIVSGCAAGNRSENIGRRLASQQCLESRTECARRDVLFSPYVNEKFPKKGSRNVSKSEENLLTPKCHNKVVHRMSWNSPAVTDSQVVSKNEQILPGHSEMGVSSSESVLVFGKTPVIPDEFRSATVSKQDNNLELVLCEDESSSTTETLLKVREAFSASGSILHNLIGDKKSSLSVVASEILNETPCPSGLSSAKELLVEEVSENLANVKSRELLHQFNPSSAADKQQSKKAEIDVLEKRNFKTSIEIELQVPKPDIKKVKELPMPQVLTKEDKFTVENSSTKDDLHKSDFSGRKEEIELIHSETAESCMVKCCNLEEGTAKPSLAGQLPTSQLPKSQNEMSNQYLKAENLDKVLSKTSTVSDHGKVSDHIQWFNQLSLNDPNSASKMKPPLKFQRTPVRQSVRRMNSLLEANRQSVSSQTVKSSGVGSPLVKSLSYDSALFPCTEKPSKNSMLLPRRSESTRDQVSVAHKQLDLASKSWYRPLNPSDKPDGSVRTVGIHEQKATVHPSKSVLEDLTNHEMVKSSLKVNANISVPGAAPEKSVIARSASGKERVRYRGSPKNPISEVKLLPTAKPVDL encoded by the exons ATGGCGGAGCAGAGGCGGAGGCTGGTGCGGATGGCGGTGCTGGAGGAGCTCCGGGCTTCGTACGGGATCAAGGTGAAGAGTGGGAGCTGCCTGGTGGCGGCCAAGACACCGGGAGCTGCACCGGCGGAG ggTAAAATCTTTGGAATATCTTTTCATGCGTTGCCACAGTCACTTGTGCCAGAATATGGTTATATTCCAAG CTTTCTTGTTGATACATGTGAATATTTGGAAGAACACGTTCATACTGAGGGACTCTTCAGAAAGTCTGGATCTCTTGTTCGCTTAAAAGCCTTAAAG AGCAAACTGGATCAAGGTGGAAACTGCCTCTCAGCTGCACTGCCATGTGATGTTGCAGGGCTTCTCAAACAGTTCTTTAGAGAGCTGCCAGAACCCATCCTTCCGCCTAACCTGCAGGAAGGCCTATTCAAAGCTCAGCAGCTTGGAAATCAGAAGAAAACTGCAACTGTGCTGCTGTCCTGTTTGATGGCTGACAGAACAATTGCAGCTTTGAGATACTTTTTCAACTTTCTGAGAACTGTGTCATTGAG AtccaatgaaaacaaaatggatAGCAGTAATCTGGCAGTGATTTTTGCTCCCAACCTCTTGCACTcgaatgaaaatgaaaagatgtCCActagtacagaaaaaaaaattcgCTTGCAAGCTGCTGTTGTGGAAACACTTATTGACCATGCAGCAGAAATCG GACAAGTACCAGAATTTATCTTGGAAAAGATTCCTTCAATGTTGGGTGTTGATGTCTTTCAATCTACTCCCTCACTGTGGGGCCAGGAAGACAGTGAAAATGAATCTCCCAATGAATGTAAGAGGAGGAAGCACCGAAGTGTTGGGG ATATTGTTAGTGGAGCATTGAATAAATTTAAATCTAACAGAACACCCTCCACTACACCTCAACAAGACAGAAGCG tCCTCTCATCAGTGACTCCAGTGGTTCTTACTCCAAGTACCAAGCGGAAGCTTCCAGCTGATTGCTCTCAGGGCTTGTCCAGCAAGAAGAGACGCTCTTTTAAGCATAATTTTGCCTTTGAGTTTTTACCAAGTAGCATATTTAACAGCAGCTCAACACCAGCATCAG TTCAGTTTGAAGCAAGTCCTTGTGTGTGTCTTGAGTCGTCACAAACCTCACTATCTCCTTCAACCATGGGTGAAAATAATGTGTCCAGTACGGGGAATAGAAGAAGTAAAAGACTTGCAAGCAAAAAACTATACAG AGCTGAATCAGGAAAGACAGGTTGTTTTTCTCCAAAGATAAGCCGAAAAGAAATGGTTCGTAGATCTTTACGCTTGAAATTTGGTTTGGGGAAAAGCAACAGAGAAATG AATATTGTATCAGGATGTGCAGCTGGCAATAGATCAGAAAATATTGGAAGGCGTCTTGCAAGTCAGCAATGTTTGGAAAGCAGAACTGAATGTGCAAGAAGAGATGTGCTCTTCAGCCCCTATGTCAATGAAAAATTCCCTAAGAAAG GTTCAAGGAATGTAAGCAAGTCAGAAGAAAACTTGCTGACTCCAAAATGTCACAATAAAGTAGTTCACCGAATGTCATGGAATAGTCCTGCTGTTACGGATTCTCAGGTGGTCAGCAAGAATGAGCAAATTCTGCCTGGACACTCTGAAATGGGAGTCAGCTCTTCAGAATCTGTTTTGGTATTTGGAAAGACACCGGTTATTCCAGATGAATTCAGATCTGCAACTGTAAGCAAACAAGACAACAACTTGGAACTTGTGCTGTGTGAAGATGAAAGTAGTTCAACTACAGAAACATTACTGAAAGTTAGGGAAGccttctctgcatctgggagtATTCTTCACAATTTGATAGGTGATAAAAAATCATCCCTCTCAGTTGTAGCAagtgaaatattaaatgaaacTCCGTGTCCCTCAGGGCTCAGTTCAGCGAAAGAATTGTTAGTGGAAGAAGTTTCTGAAAATCTAGCAAATGTAAAATCCAGAGAGCTGTTGCACCAATTTAATCCATCTTCTGCTGCTGATAAACAGCAatcaaaaaaagcagaaattgacGTTTTGGAGAAAAGAAACTTCAAAACTTCTATTGAGATTGAACTTCAGGTCCCAAAACCAGatataaaaaaagtaaaagaactTCCTATGCCTCAGGTACTAACCAAGGAAGATAAGTTTACTGTTGAGAACAGTTCAACAAAAGATGACTTACACAAATCAGATTTCtctggaagaaaagaggaaatagaATTAATACACTCAGAAACAGCTGAAAGCTGTATGGTAAAGTGCTGTAATTTGGAAGAGGGTACTGCTAAACCTTCTTTGGCAGGACAGCTGCCTACTTCACAGTTGCCTAAATCACAAAACGAAATGAGCAACCAATACTTGAAAGCTGAAAATTTGGATAAAGTTTTATCTAAAACATCGACTGTTTCTGACCATGGGAAGGTTTCTGACCACATACAGTGGTTCAACCAGCTTTCATTAAATGATCCAAATTCTGCAAGCAAAATGAAACCGCCTCTGAAGTTTCAACGCACTCCAGTTAGACAGTCTGTAAGAAGAATGAATTCCCTTTTGGAGGCTAACAGACAATCTGTAAGCTCTCAGACGGTTAAATCAAGTGGTGTTGGTTCACCACTTGTTAAATCTTTGAGCTATGATTCTGCCCTATTCCCCTGCACAGAAAAGCCCTCAAAGAATTCCATGCTTTTGCCACGCAGGAGCGAAAGCACACGTGACCAAGTTTCTGTAGCTCATAAGCAGCTAGACTTAGCATCCAAATCATGGTACAGGCCATTAAATCCATCAGACAAGCCTGATGGTTCTGTCAGAACTGTTGGAATCCATGAACAAAAAGCAACTGTTCATCCATCAAAGTCCGTTCTAGAAGATCTAACCAATCATGAAATGGTTAAATCCAGTTTGAAAGTTAATGCAAATATAAGTGTTCCAGGTGCTGCCCCAGAAAAATCTGTGATTGCAAGAAGtgcttcaggaaaagaaagagttcGTTATAGAGGCTCTCCAAAGAATCCAATATCTGAAGTAAAACTGCTACCAACTGCCAAGCCAGTAGACTTATAA